From the genome of Corallococcus macrosporus DSM 14697:
CCGCATCACCTTCCGGATTTTGGGGGGATTGCACGGGCGGGACGTCCAGGTCCTCGGCGCCCGTCGAGTCACTCCCCGAGCCGCAGCCCGTCGCCCCCACCACGCCCGCCATGAAGAGCGCGCCCGCCCATCCCCATCCGCGCTTCATCTCGTCACCGTCCCCTGCTGGAAAGTCGCTCGGCCCGAAGTGGGCCGTCGTGTTCAATCCAGGTTCGTTCGCAAGGATGGTGCCAGCCCGAACAGCCTCGGAGCGTGGGGTCTTCGTCCTGGGCCGGACACGCTGTGGGTAATCCGTTTCCCCGCGTGCGTACGTGCCTGTCCCGGGCGAGGGCGGATTCGTGCTACTTCCTTGGCGCGAATGGGTGGTCATGACGCGCGGGGCCGGATGCCACTTTCTCTTGTCGGTCAGGAGCCGGACCTCCTGTTCTACACACGTCAGGCCGCCGAGCACGGCGGTCCCGTGCTGGTGTTGGGTGCCGCCAATGGCCGCGTGGTCTGGGCGCTGGCGGGACACGGCTTCGACGCGGTGGGCGTGGACCCCTCGGAGGTGATGATCCGCTCCGCCGAGGAGCAGCGAAGCACCGAGCCCGAGGACATCTCGCGGCGGGCGCGCTTCCAGGTGGCGGACCTGCGCTCGCTGCGCCTGCCCGAGCGCTTCCCGTTGATACTCGCGCCCCAGCACGCGCTGGGGCTGATGCCGGGGAAGGACGACCTGGAGGCCCTGCTGGCCACGGTGCGTCACCACCTCACGCCGGAGGGCACCTTCGTCTACGACGTGCTCAACACGCCCCGTGAGCCGGTGCTCCCCCGGGATGACGAGGCGCCCAGCGCCGGCCTGGAGCCCCGCCGGCCGCTCTTCGCGCTGCACCTGCGCGAGCGCCGGCAGCCCGGCGGGCCCAGCCCCATCCGCCGCCTCAAGCTGCGGCACTTCACGCCCGAGGAGCTGGACGCGGCGCTCACCGCGGCGGGGCTGGTGCCGCGCGAGCGCTACGGCCGCTTCGACGGCAAGCCCTTCGACCTGGAGGACTCGCGCCACATCGGCATCGCCGGGCCGTGAGCGCCCGTCAGCGCTCGAAGCGGTAGCCCAGCCCGCGCACGGTGAGGAAGTGGCGGGGCGCCTCCGGGTCCGGTTCGAACTTCAGGCGGAGCTGGCGCATGAAGTTGTCCACGGTGCGGGCGCTGCCCTCGTAGTGGTAGCCCCACGCGCCGGACAGCAGCTCCTCGCGGGTGAAGGTGCGCCCCGGGTGCGCCAGGAAGTGCGCCAGCAGCTTGAACTCCTGCGCGGTGAGCTCCACCGGCGTGCCCGCGCGCGCCACGGTGCGGGCGGCCATGTCCACGCTCACGTCGCCGAACGTCACCGGCGGCGGCGAGCCCGCCCCCGCGGACGGGTAGCGGCGCCGCAGCACGGCCTTGATGCGGGCCAGCAGCTCCTGGAGGCCGAAGGGCTTCACCACGTAGTCGTCCGCGCCCAGGTTGAGGCCCAGAATCTTGTCCGGCTCCAGGCCCTTGGCGGACAGCACGACGACGGGGGTGTCCCGGCCGCGCTGGCGCAGCTCCTTGAGGACCTCGAAGCCGTTGAGCTCCGGCAGCATGACGTCCAGCACCACCAGGTCCGGGGACTCGTCCAGCGCGCGCGCCAGCCCGGTGCGGCCATCCTGGGCCTGGAGCACCTCGTAGCCCTCGAAGCGCAGGTTCATGGACAGGCCGGTGAGGATGGACAAGTCGTCCTCCACGACCAGGATGCGCCGCGTCTTGTCGCTGCTCATGCCTTCCCCGCGGGAAGCTGGATGGTGAACCGGCTGCCCTTGCCGGGCTCGCTCTGCACGGAGATGCGGCCGCCGTGCGCTTCGATGATGCGCCGGGCGATGGCCAGCCCCAGCCCGCTGCCTTCCGTCCTGCGCGTGAGCAGGTTGTCCACGCGATAGAAGCGCTCGAAGACGCGCTTGCGTTCCTTGGCGGCGATGCCCACGCCATTGTCCTCCACCGACAGGTCCACCCACTTGCCGCCGCCCCGCGCGAGCAGGGTGATGCGGCGGTTGTCCGGCCCGCTGTACTTGTAGGCGTTCTGCAGCAGGTTGAGCAGCGCGCCGGCCACCGCGGCCCGGTCCACGTCCACCCGCGGCAGTCCCTCCGCCACGTCCACCGACAGGTCCACGCCGTCCTCCATGCGCTGGGTGCGGAAGGCCTCCACCGCCGCGCCCACCAGCTCCGGCACCGCCACCATCTCGCGCTGGTACACCTTGCGCCCGCCTTCGATGCGCGCCCAGTCCAGCACGCGCTCGACGAAGATGGACAGCCGCTCCGTCTCACGCATCAGCAGGGTGAGCACCTCCTGCATCTGCGCCGGGTCCTTCAGCCGGCCCAGGGCCAGCGTTTCGATGAACATGCGGATGGACGTCAGAGGCGTGCGCAGCTCGTGGCTCACCAGCGACACGAAGTCCGTCTTCATCCGCGACAACTGCGCCTCGCGGTAGAGCGCGCGGCCGGTGTAGACGACGCCGAAGGTGAGCGTCAGGTAGAAGAGGCCCAGCAGCACGCCGTACAACACGCGGTTGCGCGTGGACGCGCGCGCCACCGGGTCCTCGCCCGTGGGCAGCACCACCAGCCGGAAGTCCTGCAGGGGCGAGGGCAGCACGCGCTCGGCCAGGCCCGTGGGCCCCAGGGCGCTGGCGCGTGCCTGCGCCACCTCGGAGACCAGGCGCCCCATCAGCCCGCCCTCGGAGGTGTCGCGGGGCACGGGCAGCAGGGCGAAGCGCACCGGCTCGCTGGACACGGCCCGGGAGTCCACGCGCTCGGCCAACCGGGCCTCCAGCGCCTGCACCGACAGCCGCACGCCGTGCACCACCGGGCCCCGCCGCTCGGCGGCCACCAGCACCGCGCGGCCCCCCGTGGTGAGGGAGAAGACGGTGGGCTCGGTGGGCAGGCCGCCCGCCTCCGGCAACACGGCGGTGAGCGCCTCCGTCAATTGAGGGTCCCTCGTGCGGACCTGGCCCTCCTCCAGCTCGAAGCCGCCCTCCGGCTCGGAGACGGACTGGCCGTCAGGCAGGATGAACTGGAGCCGGCCCTCCACCGCCTCCAGGCTCGCGGAGGCCAGGATGCGTGGCAGCTCCTCCGACAACGACTCCAGGGTGCCGCGCCAGGCGGCCTCCAGCCGTTTCTCCACGGCCGCGCGCTCGTTGATGATGGCCACCACCCCGAAGCCGGACAGGCCCGCGGACGGCACGACGACCAGGACGATGAGCAGCGCGAACGTGCGCCGGAAGTTGAGGAAGCGGGGCGGAGTGCGGGACACGGCCCCTCTCCTTTACTCCCACCCGGCGCTACACGCTCGTGGCGTTTCATCCACATCACCCGCCCGGGGACTGTCCACCACCTGCCTCCGGGGGCGGACGGCATCGACTTCGGGGGCGTTCTGGTGCAAGCATGCGCGGCCGCGGGGCAGGCGTGCGACGTGGGCCGGCGTGGCTGCCCGGTGCTGAAGGAATCCCTCCATGAGACGGACGCTCCTGGCCACGGTGGTGGTCTCGATGCTCGCGGCCCCGGCGTGTGAAGACCGCGAGGCCCAGGCGACCTGGACCCAGGCGTCGGGCTCGGTGGCGCTCAGCCGGGATGATGCCTTTCTCTACGTGGTGGACTCGGACAACGGCGTCCTGGCCGTGGTGGACACGGCGCGTCGTGAAAAGGTGGGTGAGGTGAAGGTGGGCCTCCTCCCCGAGCGCGTGGCCGTGGGAGCGGATGACACCGTCTACGTGTCCAACCGGGGTTCGCGCAGCGTGTCCGTCATCCGCCGAGGCGACTGGAGCGAGGCGGCCCGCGTCGCGGTGGGCGTGGAGCCCGTGGGCCTGTCGGTGTCGCCCACCGGGGACACGCTGTATGTGGTGAACAGCACCTCGCGGGAGAGCTCGCGTCACGGCTCCTTGATGGCGGTGGACACGCGCTCGCTGGCGGTGCGCTGGGAGCTGCCGGTGGGGGATGAGCCCCGGGGCATCGCGCTGGCGCAGGGCGGCAAGCGCGCGCTCATCACCCGCTTCCGCCAGGGCGACCTCATCTCCGTGGACCTGACGGACGCCGACCGGCCCCGCGTGGCGCGTGAGAAGACGGACCTGTACGCGCGGGCCAACACCCGGGACGGCGCGGCCGCGTCGCCAGACGGGCTGACGCCGCTGCCGCCCTCGCCGGACATCCGCTTCCAGCCGCGCGGCATGTCGAGCGTCGCGGTGACGCCGGACGGCGAGCGCGCGCTGGCGACGGTGATGTGGGCCCGCGAGGACCCGCTGTCACCGGATGGGACGCCGACGCCGCCCACCGGCGGCTCGCTCTACGGGGGCGGCGGGCCCTGCAACACGGGCGGCGTGGTGGCGCCGGGGCTCGTCACGTTCGACACGGACACCGGCACGCCCCGGGTGGATGACCTGGACCGGTGCCGTCCGCCCCCGGAGCTGGCGCCGGACTTCCCGCCGTCCACCATCATCAGCCCGGAGTCGACGCACCCCATCCAGGGGCCGGTGGCGGCGGTGGTGGACCCCACGGGCCTGTGGGCCTTCGTGGTGAACCGGGAGACGGACAACGTCGCCATCATCCCCACGGGGCGCCGCTCGGGCTCGGACCTGATGTCGGGCATGGGCAGCACGGTGCGCCAGCTGGTGCGCGTGGGCTCCGGGCCCACCGGCATCGCGATGACGCGGGACGGGCGCAGGGCCTACGTCTACAACGCGTTCGACCACACGGTGACGACGCTGGTGAGCGACGGCGCGGGGGGCACGGCCAACGTGCGCACGGAAGGGGCGCCGCTGCCCATCGCGGGCGACGTGCTGGCGCCCAACGAGGTGGCGGGCCGCAAGCTGTTCTTCAGCGCGCTGGACTCGCGCATGGCCAGCACGTCGGTGGGGGCGTCCTGCGCGAGCTGCCATCCCGACGGCCGCGAGGACGGCCACGTCTGGGGCTTCCCGGACGGGCCTCGCCAGACGCCCAGCCTCGCGGGCCGCGGCATGACGAAGACGGGCCCGTTCCACTGGAGCGGGGAGTTCTCCACGATGCGGGACTTCCTGGACGCGACGGTGCGCCACCGCATGGGCGGGACGGTGCTGGACGGCGTCATGGTGGCGCAGCTCTCCGACTTCATCGACGTGCTGCCCGCGCCGGACAACCCCCACAAGGGCGAGGTGCTCACCGAGGCCCAGGCGCGCGGCGAGGCCGTGTTCCGCAAGGCCGCGTGCGACGCCTGCCACGGCGGCGAGCACTTCACCCTCAACACCCAGGCGGACGTGGGCACCTTCGTCACCACGGGGCCGCTCCAGGACAACGCGGCGGTGCGCGAGGTGGGGCTCAACACGCCGTCGCTGCTGGGGCTGGCCCGCACGGCGCCGTACCTGCACGACGGCAGCGCCGCGTCGTTGAAGGACCGGCTGCTGCAGGGCCGCGAGTCGAACCAGCACGGCGTGACGGCGCAGCTCACCGACGCCGAGGTCGACGACCTGGTGGAGTACCTCCTCACGCTGTAGGGAGGGCGCCCGCCGGCGGGCCCTCAGGGCGCGCCGGTGGGGCCGGCGTCGGCGTCTCCCGCATCCGGGGCCTGTCCGTTGGCGGTCCCCGCGTCGAGCACCGCGGGGGTGGTGGCGATGAGCGCCGCGCGCGCCACCTCCACCGCCCGTTCCGTCTCGCCGCCCAGCCAGGTGATGACCAGCGCGCAGGGGGTGTCGTCATCCCAGGCGAGCACCTGGGACATGCCCTGGGCGGGCGCGCGCCGCACCGCGGCACGGCCCAGCGCGGGCACCTCCACGCCGCCGGCCTGGAGCGTCGGAGCCATCAAGGCGTGGACGTCGGCCTGGGCATGGCGGGCGTTGCAGTCCCAGGCGATGGAGACGGCGATGTCCGGGTCGGCATCGGAGCGGAAGCTGCACAGGGGACCGCAGGTGGGGCAGGCGCGCTCCTGCTTCATGGTGAAGCCGGGGAGCATCAGCTCGCGGTCGTTCTCGGACAGCAGCACCTCGCAGTCGGGGACCGCCGCGCGCTCGATGGGCGTCGCCGCGCCTCCCGCGTCCGCCGCGGGCGGGTCCGCGGGGCGGCTCCGGCACGCCGCCAGTGCCAGTGCCATGAACAACGCCGCGCGCCCTCCGACCCTCATCCCGTGTGACTCCCTTGTGCGCCTGCCGAAGCGGCGCGGATGGTAGACCGGAGGAGGCCTCGCGCGGCCACGTTTCCCGCATACCGCTGACCGCTTCCGGACGCAGCCCCGGCTCGGACCGCGAGCAGGCGGGCTTGCCTCGTGCCTTATACGCCCGTCGGACTAAGCTGAGGCTCGCCCCCATGCTCCTTGCCCGCTCCCTGCCCATGCTCGTGCTCGCCCTGGTGGGGGACGTCCAGGCGAGACCCGCGGAGGGGCGCTCCAGCGCTGCCGTGTCGGCCGGAGCGGCGGCGCCGAAGCGCGAGGTCGCGGCGCCGGCTCCGGCAGGGACCGCGCCGTCGAACCGCTCCAGCGCGACCGCGCCTGCGCGGGTCGCCCCGAAGACCACGCCCCCGGCGGACTCCGCGAGGGCTCGCTCCAGGGCGACCGCGCCTGCGAGCGAGTTGCCGGCGCCTGCTCCCTCGGAAGCGACGGCCCCGGCGCCTTCAGGGCCCGCTGGCCCGCCCCCGCGCAACCCGGCGCCGGACACCTCCTGGGCCCAGCCCGCCGAGGTCTCCGCGCCAGCGCGCAACGAGGCGCCAGACGACGCGGCCTGGGAGTCCTTTCCGGGCGCCACCGCGGTCCCCAGGGCGGAGGAGGCGGCCACGCTGCCCCGGCTGCCCGAAGTGCCGCCGCTGGTCCCCGTGGATGACGCGGCCATCCCCACGCCTCAACCGGCGGCGCCTGTCGTCACCCGACCGCCGCCGGTTCCCAACCGGGTGAGCCTGCTGGGCGCCCGGACGGTGGGCGAGGGGGGCCTGGCCGCGGGCCTGTCCCTGGGCTTTCCCACCGTCTCCGCGCGGGTCGCCGTGGGCGTCCTGCGGCGCCTGGACGTGCTGGCCGGCGTGGACAGTGCCTACGGCTTGATGAACGAGCTGCGGCTGGGCGCGCGGTGGATGGTGTTCGACGGCGGCCCGCGGTGGAGCCTGGGCGTGGCGGTGGAGGGGAGCCACGCCTTCTTCCTGCGGCCGGCGAGCGTGGAGGACCGGGGCGCGCGCTACCTGAGCGGCCGCCGCAACTGGAACGTGCAGCCCGGCATCGTCGGCAACTTCCAGCTCCGAGGTGCCCGGGCGCCGCGCCTGTTCCTCGACGTCCGCTACCTGCTCACGCTGGACACCGAGCCCATCCAAGGGGTGCCGCTGGGCGGCCTGCCACCCGACGTGGAGCTCTCCAGCGCCTTCCCCATTCGCGTGGGCGCGGAGGTCCCCGTGAGTGAGAAAACGTCCTACGCTGTGACCTTGGGCGGGGACATCCGCACCCGACCTGACGAGGCGGACTTCATGCCCGTCATCTCCTTTGGCGTCGTGACTGGTTTCTAGAGAGGTCATCCATGCGTGGCAGTGTCATCGGCTCCGGCTCCTTCGGTACCGCCCTGGCGAACGTGCTCGCGGTGAACTGCGAGGAGGTGCGTCTGTGGGGCCGGGAGGCCTCCGTCGTGGAGGCCATCAACGCCCAGCACGAGAACCCCACCTACCTGAAGGGCATCCCCATCTCTGAGCGCGTGCGCGCCACGACGAACCTGGAGGAGGCGCTGGCGGGCTCGGAGCTGGTGGTGCTGGCCACGCCCAGCCACGCCACGCGCGAGGTGGTGGCCAGGGCCCAGGCGTACCTGCCGCGCCACGTCCCCATCGTCACGGTGTCGAAGGGCATCGAGAACGAGACGCTCCTGACGATGACGGAGCTGTTGGAGGACTGCCTGCCGGAGGAGTTCCACCCGTACCTGGCCGTGCTGTCCGGCCCCAGCTTCGCCAAGGAGCTGGCGCGGCGCATGCCCACGGTCGTCACCATCGCCTCCCACTGGGACAAGGTGGCGCTGCGCTGCCAGAAGGCGCTCCAGACGGAGACCTTCCGCAGCTACACGTCCACGGACGTGGTGGGCGTGCAGTACGGCGGCGCGCTGAAGAACGTCATCGCCATCGCCGCGGGCATGGCGGACGGGCTGGGCATGGGCCACAACGCGCGCGCGGCCATCATCACCCGCGGCCTGGCGGAGATTACGCGCCTGGCGGTGCGCAAGGGCGCCAACCCCCTGACGCTCTCCGGCCTGTCCGGCATGGGCGACCTGGTGCTGACGTGCACCGGCGAGCTGAGCCGCAACCGGCACGTGGGCATGGAGCTGGGCAAGGGCCGCAAGCTGCCGGACATCCTCGCGGACATGAAGGAGGTGGCCGAGGGCGTGAAGACGGCTCGCAGCGCCCGGGATTTGGAGCTCAAGACGGGCGTGGAGCTGCCCATCTGCCACCAAGTGTACCTGATTGCCCACGAGGGCAAGAGCGCCCGCTCCGCGGTGGTGGACCTGATGACGCGCCAGCCGAAGTCGGAGCTGGCGGGCGTCTAGTCCAGGCCTTCAGTAGCGGCGCGGCGCGGCGTCCGGCGTGGCGCCGCGGACGCGCCACACGGTGAGCCGCTGGGAGTTGGTGTGGCTCACCACCAGGCCCTCCTGCTGCATCTGCTCCAGCAGGCGGTTCGTCTTGAGCCGGTCCAGGCCCACGGACTTCGCCAGCAAGTCACCCGGCATGCCGCTGATGTTGCGGCGCAGCTCGTTGACGATGGCGCGCTTGAACTCGTTCTTCTGGAGGCCGTCCAAATCTTGCGTGCGCCACGCCTGGAGGACGCCCGCGGCGATGATGACGAGCGTCAGGATTGCCACGATGGGGTAGATGATGTGGCTGTTCTGCTCCAGGAGCTCGATGTACTTCGGAGACAGAGAGGACACAGGCTTGGCGTAGTCGGCCTGGGCCAGCAGCAGGGGTGTGAGGGTGGGAATCGACACGGCCCCCCGACTCTACGGGGAGCCGTGCCTGCCCGGCAACCGCGCGCTCAGACGGCGCCGATGGCCTCGGTGGCGCCCTCGGCGAACAGCGTGGTGTCCGCCTTGGCCAGCAGCGTCGCCAGGCCCTCGCGCGTCGCGGCGCTGATGGCCACGCCGCCCCGGGTGCGCAGCAATGCCTCCACCTCGTCCTGCGGCAGCAGGTCCGCCTTGTTCCACACCATGAGGCGCGGCTTCTCCATCAGGTCCAACGAGTCGAGGATGTTCTCCACCGCCTCCACCTGCTCGTCGCGCGCGGGGTCCGCCGCGTCCACGACGTGGAGCAGCAGGCTGGCGTCGTACAGCTCCTCCAGCGTGGCGCGGAAGGCGGCGACCAGGTCCTTGGGCAAGTCGCGGATGAAGCCCACCGTGTCGGTGATGATGACCTCGCGCTCCTGCGGGAAGCGCAGCCGCCGGCTGGTGGGGTCCAGCGTGGCGAACAGCTTGTTCTCCGCCAGCACCTCGGCGTTGGTGATCGCGTTGAGGAGCGTGGACTTGCCGGCGTTGGTGTAGCCCACAATGGAGATGACGGGCAGCTCGCGCCGGTTGCGCTGGGCGCGGCGCACGCTGCGCTCGCGGCCAATCGCGTCGATGCGCTTCTCCAGGTGGGTAATCCGCTCGCGCACGCGGCGGCGGTCGATTTCCAGCTTCGTCTCACCCGGACCGCGTCCGCCAATGCCGCCCATCAGCCGGCTGAGCGAGTCGTCACTCTGCACCAGGCGTGGCAGGCGGTACTTGAGCTGCGCCAGCTCCACCTGGAGCTTGCCCTCGGCGCTCTGCGCGCGCTGCGCGAAGATGTCGAGGATGAGCTGCGAGCGGTCCAGCACCTTGAGGCTGGTGGCCTCGCCGATGTGCCGGCCCTGGGACGGGGTGAGGTCCTTGTCGAAGATGAGCAGGTCCACCATGGACTGCATGGAGCGCAGGTTGAGCTCCTCCAGCTTGCCGCGGCCAATGAGGTAGCGCGGGTCCGCCTCGCGCTTCACCTGGAGCACCGAGTCGATGACCTCCACGCCCGCGGTGCGCGCCAGCTCCTTCAGCTCCGCCAGGCTGGACTCGGCCAGGGCGCGGTTGCCGTCCAGGCACACCGCCACGAGGATGGCCTTCTCCCGGCCGCCCACCTTGCGGGACGCCGCCTTGCGGTTGAACTCCTCCTCCAGCGCGCCCAGCGTGTCCATCAAATCCGGCTGCGCCACGTGGACGGAGGGCAGCGACTCCACGTTCCAGAACTCGCCGGAGCCGTTCTCCGGGACGAGGTAGGCGTAGTGCAGGACGCCGGGGAGGCCGTCGTGCTCCACGCCAATGGCCGCCACGCAGTCCAGGCGCAGCAGCGCGAGGTCCGTGAGGTCGTCCTTGGTGAGCGGCTCGCTCTTCAGGTGGGTGTGCACCAGGCGGAGGCCACGCAGGCGCACCTGGCCCGCACGGGCGCGGCCGATGTCGGGCAGCTCGAGCTTGTGGGCG
Proteins encoded in this window:
- a CDS encoding class I SAM-dependent methyltransferase; the encoded protein is MPLSLVGQEPDLLFYTRQAAEHGGPVLVLGAANGRVVWALAGHGFDAVGVDPSEVMIRSAEEQRSTEPEDISRRARFQVADLRSLRLPERFPLILAPQHALGLMPGKDDLEALLATVRHHLTPEGTFVYDVLNTPREPVLPRDDEAPSAGLEPRRPLFALHLRERRQPGGPSPIRRLKLRHFTPEELDAALTAAGLVPRERYGRFDGKPFDLEDSRHIGIAGP
- a CDS encoding response regulator transcription factor gives rise to the protein MSSDKTRRILVVEDDLSILTGLSMNLRFEGYEVLQAQDGRTGLARALDESPDLVVLDVMLPELNGFEVLKELRQRGRDTPVVVLSAKGLEPDKILGLNLGADDYVVKPFGLQELLARIKAVLRRRYPSAGAGSPPPVTFGDVSVDMAARTVARAGTPVELTAQEFKLLAHFLAHPGRTFTREELLSGAWGYHYEGSARTVDNFMRQLRLKFEPDPEAPRHFLTVRGLGYRFER
- a CDS encoding sensor histidine kinase, whose product is MSRTPPRFLNFRRTFALLIVLVVVPSAGLSGFGVVAIINERAAVEKRLEAAWRGTLESLSEELPRILASASLEAVEGRLQFILPDGQSVSEPEGGFELEEGQVRTRDPQLTEALTAVLPEAGGLPTEPTVFSLTTGGRAVLVAAERRGPVVHGVRLSVQALEARLAERVDSRAVSSEPVRFALLPVPRDTSEGGLMGRLVSEVAQARASALGPTGLAERVLPSPLQDFRLVVLPTGEDPVARASTRNRVLYGVLLGLFYLTLTFGVVYTGRALYREAQLSRMKTDFVSLVSHELRTPLTSIRMFIETLALGRLKDPAQMQEVLTLLMRETERLSIFVERVLDWARIEGGRKVYQREMVAVPELVGAAVEAFRTQRMEDGVDLSVDVAEGLPRVDVDRAAVAGALLNLLQNAYKYSGPDNRRITLLARGGGKWVDLSVEDNGVGIAAKERKRVFERFYRVDNLLTRRTEGSGLGLAIARRIIEAHGGRISVQSEPGKGSRFTIQLPAGKA
- a CDS encoding c-type cytochrome, whose translation is MRRTLLATVVVSMLAAPACEDREAQATWTQASGSVALSRDDAFLYVVDSDNGVLAVVDTARREKVGEVKVGLLPERVAVGADDTVYVSNRGSRSVSVIRRGDWSEAARVAVGVEPVGLSVSPTGDTLYVVNSTSRESSRHGSLMAVDTRSLAVRWELPVGDEPRGIALAQGGKRALITRFRQGDLISVDLTDADRPRVAREKTDLYARANTRDGAAASPDGLTPLPPSPDIRFQPRGMSSVAVTPDGERALATVMWAREDPLSPDGTPTPPTGGSLYGGGGPCNTGGVVAPGLVTFDTDTGTPRVDDLDRCRPPPELAPDFPPSTIISPESTHPIQGPVAAVVDPTGLWAFVVNRETDNVAIIPTGRRSGSDLMSGMGSTVRQLVRVGSGPTGIAMTRDGRRAYVYNAFDHTVTTLVSDGAGGTANVRTEGAPLPIAGDVLAPNEVAGRKLFFSALDSRMASTSVGASCASCHPDGREDGHVWGFPDGPRQTPSLAGRGMTKTGPFHWSGEFSTMRDFLDATVRHRMGGTVLDGVMVAQLSDFIDVLPAPDNPHKGEVLTEAQARGEAVFRKAACDACHGGEHFTLNTQADVGTFVTTGPLQDNAAVREVGLNTPSLLGLARTAPYLHDGSAASLKDRLLQGRESNQHGVTAQLTDAEVDDLVEYLLTL
- a CDS encoding NAD(P)H-dependent glycerol-3-phosphate dehydrogenase; amino-acid sequence: MRGSVIGSGSFGTALANVLAVNCEEVRLWGREASVVEAINAQHENPTYLKGIPISERVRATTNLEEALAGSELVVLATPSHATREVVARAQAYLPRHVPIVTVSKGIENETLLTMTELLEDCLPEEFHPYLAVLSGPSFAKELARRMPTVVTIASHWDKVALRCQKALQTETFRSYTSTDVVGVQYGGALKNVIAIAAGMADGLGMGHNARAAIITRGLAEITRLAVRKGANPLTLSGLSGMGDLVLTCTGELSRNRHVGMELGKGRKLPDILADMKEVAEGVKTARSARDLELKTGVELPICHQVYLIAHEGKSARSAVVDLMTRQPKSELAGV
- the hflX gene encoding GTPase HflX, translating into MKEIYGNTLGLKSSEQHRLRNTFRRRVPPHEIVSPELARHLTELSRETNRQVGVLVNRKGEIEHVIVGNAHKLELPDIGRARAGQVRLRGLRLVHTHLKSEPLTKDDLTDLALLRLDCVAAIGVEHDGLPGVLHYAYLVPENGSGEFWNVESLPSVHVAQPDLMDTLGALEEEFNRKAASRKVGGREKAILVAVCLDGNRALAESSLAELKELARTAGVEVIDSVLQVKREADPRYLIGRGKLEELNLRSMQSMVDLLIFDKDLTPSQGRHIGEATSLKVLDRSQLILDIFAQRAQSAEGKLQVELAQLKYRLPRLVQSDDSLSRLMGGIGGRGPGETKLEIDRRRVRERITHLEKRIDAIGRERSVRRAQRNRRELPVISIVGYTNAGKSTLLNAITNAEVLAENKLFATLDPTSRRLRFPQEREVIITDTVGFIRDLPKDLVAAFRATLEELYDASLLLHVVDAADPARDEQVEAVENILDSLDLMEKPRLMVWNKADLLPQDEVEALLRTRGGVAISAATREGLATLLAKADTTLFAEGATEAIGAV